Proteins encoded by one window of Phosphitispora fastidiosa:
- a CDS encoding FxsA family protein — protein MLKWILVFMLIPAAEIFIYIQLGKYVGMPAVVLLILATGAAGVILSRQQGFYIIQRFRENLQSGVVPGNQLVDGLLVLVGSILLLAPGLLTDLTGFIFLLPLTRVYVREFIKKRLRRWIDEGKVIIY, from the coding sequence ATGTTGAAATGGATTTTGGTTTTTATGCTGATTCCGGCAGCCGAAATATTTATCTACATTCAACTGGGCAAATATGTGGGAATGCCGGCGGTTGTGCTGCTTATTCTGGCCACCGGGGCTGCCGGCGTGATCCTGAGCAGGCAGCAGGGATTCTATATCATCCAAAGGTTTCGGGAGAATCTGCAGTCAGGGGTTGTCCCGGGGAATCAGCTGGTTGACGGTCTGCTTGTCCTGGTGGGATCAATTCTGCTGCTGGCCCCCGGGCTCCTGACAGACCTGACGGGATTTATATTCCTACTGCCATTGACACGTGTTTATGTCAGAGAATTCATTAAAAAAAGGCTTCGCAGATGGATTGATGAGGGGAAAGTCATTATTTATTAA
- the guaB gene encoding IMP dehydrogenase has translation MAAIRIAQEGLTFDDVLLVPAKSEVIPKEVDTTTYLTKKIKLNIPLMSAGMDTVTESRLAVAIAREGGIGIIHKNMSIDKQAMEVDRVKRSEHGVITDPIFLSPDHPVSDALEIMSRYRISGVPITVDNILVGILTNRDLRFETDYTKTIKEVMTKDHLITAPVGTTLEEAKNILWHHKVEKLPIVDDKNHLLGLITIKDIEKARIYPNSAKDSNGRLVVGAAVGVSKDMMERTAALVSSKVDAICVDTAHGHSRGVLDAVYTIKSKYPEIDIIAGNVATAEATRDLIAAGADCVKVGIGPGSICTTRVVAGIGVPQVTAIADCAEEAGKTGTPIIGDGGIKYSGDITKAVAAGADVVMIGSLFAGTEESPGELEIYQGRSFKVYRGMGSMGAMKEGSKDRYFQENEQKLVPEGIEGRVPFKGSLSETVYQLVGGLKAGMGYCGTASINDLKTKSAFIRITNAGLRESHPHDVTITKEAPNYSV, from the coding sequence ATGGCGGCGATAAGAATTGCACAAGAAGGACTCACATTTGATGATGTGTTATTGGTACCTGCCAAATCAGAGGTTATTCCAAAAGAAGTTGACACAACGACCTATTTGACCAAGAAAATTAAGCTTAATATACCCTTAATGAGCGCCGGTATGGATACAGTTACCGAATCAAGGCTGGCAGTTGCTATTGCCCGCGAGGGCGGCATAGGGATAATACATAAGAATATGAGTATTGATAAACAGGCTATGGAAGTAGACCGGGTGAAACGTTCAGAACATGGTGTTATAACTGATCCAATCTTCCTGTCACCTGATCATCCTGTCAGTGATGCTCTGGAAATAATGTCAAGGTACAGGATATCAGGAGTACCTATTACAGTTGATAATATTCTGGTTGGTATCCTGACAAACCGTGATTTGAGATTTGAAACTGATTATACCAAAACTATCAAGGAAGTAATGACAAAAGATCACTTGATTACCGCACCTGTGGGGACAACCCTTGAAGAAGCCAAGAATATCTTATGGCATCATAAAGTTGAAAAGCTGCCCATTGTTGATGACAAAAATCACCTGTTGGGTTTGATCACGATAAAAGATATTGAAAAGGCCAGGATTTATCCAAATTCGGCGAAAGACAGCAATGGAAGGCTGGTAGTAGGAGCTGCTGTCGGAGTATCCAAAGATATGATGGAACGCACTGCAGCCCTAGTTAGTTCGAAGGTTGACGCAATATGTGTGGATACAGCCCACGGTCACTCCAGAGGAGTACTTGATGCGGTATATACCATTAAGTCAAAGTACCCGGAAATCGATATAATTGCAGGAAATGTTGCTACTGCAGAGGCCACCAGAGACTTGATTGCGGCTGGCGCTGACTGTGTCAAGGTCGGCATAGGTCCGGGTTCTATATGTACAACCCGTGTAGTGGCAGGAATCGGAGTTCCTCAGGTAACTGCAATCGCTGACTGTGCCGAGGAAGCAGGCAAGACGGGTACACCTATCATTGGTGATGGCGGGATAAAATACTCCGGAGATATTACCAAGGCTGTTGCTGCCGGAGCGGATGTTGTCATGATCGGCAGCCTTTTTGCCGGAACTGAGGAGAGCCCGGGGGAACTGGAAATTTACCAGGGACGCAGTTTTAAGGTATATCGCGGCATGGGCTCAATGGGCGCCATGAAAGAAGGCAGTAAAGACCGTTATTTCCAGGAAAACGAGCAGAAATTAGTTCCCGAAGGGATTGAGGGACGGGTGCCTTTCAAAGGCTCCCTTTCGGAAACAGTGTACCAGCTGGTTGGCGGTCTCAAAGCGGGTATGGGATACTGTGGCACTGCCAGCATCAATGATTTGAAGACAAAGTCGGCATTTATCAGGATCACAAATGCCGGTCTGCGTGAGAGTCACCCACATGATGTTACAATTACCAAAGAAGCGCCCAATTACAGTGTTTAA
- a CDS encoding AAA family ATPase, with the protein MFGSIEDVKERLTKQNYLINYRAATAVFLAVKLQKPLLIEGPAGVGKTELAKAAAGALDTGLIRLQCYEGLDESKALFEWNYQKQLLRIQANHLTEKTWEETKANIFSEEFFLARPLLQALKAENTVVLLVDELDKSDEEFESFLLEALSDYQVSIPELGTVKARSIPIVVLTSNNYREFSDALKRRCIHLYIDYPSLERELAIVRIKVPEINGILAEKIVEFVQSLRKMVLKKSPSISETLDWARTLVLLGADSLNEELVMNTVNILLKYQQDIKKVEERISGLLPE; encoded by the coding sequence TTGTTTGGGTCGATAGAAGATGTTAAAGAGAGACTGACCAAACAGAATTATCTAATTAATTACAGGGCAGCCACCGCTGTATTTTTAGCAGTTAAGCTGCAAAAACCACTTCTTATCGAAGGCCCTGCAGGTGTTGGGAAAACAGAACTGGCCAAAGCCGCAGCCGGCGCACTGGATACCGGCCTTATCAGGCTCCAGTGCTATGAAGGGTTAGATGAATCAAAGGCGCTTTTTGAATGGAATTACCAGAAACAACTGCTTCGCATCCAGGCAAACCACCTTACCGAAAAGACTTGGGAAGAAACCAAGGCCAATATTTTTTCGGAAGAATTTTTCCTTGCCAGACCGCTGCTGCAGGCGTTAAAGGCAGAAAATACCGTTGTCTTACTGGTTGACGAACTGGACAAGAGTGACGAGGAGTTTGAAAGTTTTCTATTAGAGGCGCTCTCTGATTATCAGGTATCCATTCCGGAGCTGGGTACAGTTAAAGCAAGGTCTATCCCTATTGTTGTATTGACCAGCAACAACTACCGGGAGTTCAGTGATGCCCTGAAAAGACGGTGTATCCATTTATATATTGATTACCCTTCTCTGGAGCGTGAACTGGCTATAGTGAGAATAAAAGTGCCGGAAATAAATGGCATTCTGGCTGAGAAAATCGTGGAATTCGTACAGTCACTGAGGAAGATGGTCCTCAAAAAGTCTCCCAGCATTTCCGAAACCCTTGACTGGGCACGGACCTTGGTCTTGCTGGGGGCGGACTCTTTAAATGAGGAACTTGTTATGAATACAGTCAATATTCTTTTGAAATACCAGCAGGATATTAAAAAGGTTGAAGAACGAATAAGCGGTCTTCTGCCGGAATAA
- a CDS encoding VWA domain-containing protein — MDKAILQFAVLLRKAGIRVSHAEVTEALKAITLTGIDRVNFFNAISATMIKVQTDMRIFEKIFEYYFNPEFMSARHDNCSRFGPLVPANPKTTCQGNDIVPGMSKGRTTGFGQGRGLASAAVDNFIQVIQAGVPEEMSALVKKGVAGLGRLEEDDLEDMKNAIRQVKVFLEWNMGIYKLENTASELDEKTWLVWQERLKNLEDMLYLELEKKLIIELGSDALETVLIRENINQLDFYRLSSQQTAEIRKKISKIAHKLASRVSFRQKRSKRGRIDLAGTIRRSMSYGGVPIKPAYRDHYPTRPEFVVLFDLSGSVKIFSEFILQLVYSIQSRYLHVRSFVFVDTPDEVTGYFQNREIEDGIKDIYNLARFSKTAFSDYGQMFIDFNEKYLEILNKKTTLVIIGDARNNYHRDHADCFRNMCQEVRKTIWLNPEPVESWDKEDSLISLYGGLCDQVFECRNLEQLDRVARKII; from the coding sequence TTGGATAAAGCTATTCTTCAGTTTGCCGTACTCCTGAGAAAGGCCGGGATAAGGGTCTCGCATGCAGAGGTTACCGAAGCCTTGAAGGCAATTACCCTAACCGGAATTGACAGGGTTAATTTTTTTAATGCCATTTCGGCAACAATGATAAAAGTGCAGACAGATATGCGCATATTTGAAAAGATATTTGAATATTACTTCAACCCTGAATTTATGAGTGCCCGCCATGATAACTGCAGCAGGTTTGGCCCGTTGGTTCCAGCTAATCCGAAAACCACCTGTCAGGGAAACGACATTGTTCCGGGAATGAGCAAAGGGAGAACCACCGGATTTGGACAGGGCAGGGGACTGGCTTCCGCGGCAGTTGATAACTTCATCCAGGTCATTCAGGCAGGTGTCCCTGAAGAAATGTCCGCATTGGTTAAAAAGGGGGTTGCAGGCCTCGGCAGGCTGGAAGAAGACGACCTGGAGGACATGAAAAATGCCATCAGACAGGTTAAAGTATTTCTGGAATGGAACATGGGCATATATAAACTGGAAAATACAGCGAGTGAACTGGATGAAAAAACCTGGTTGGTTTGGCAGGAACGCTTAAAAAACCTTGAAGATATGCTTTACCTGGAGCTGGAAAAAAAATTAATCATTGAACTTGGCTCAGATGCGCTGGAAACAGTTTTAATCAGAGAAAATATTAATCAGCTGGATTTTTACAGACTTTCTTCCCAACAGACAGCAGAAATAAGAAAAAAAATAAGTAAAATAGCGCATAAATTAGCCTCAAGAGTGTCGTTTCGACAAAAACGGTCAAAAAGGGGACGGATTGACCTGGCCGGGACTATCAGAAGATCAATGTCATATGGAGGTGTACCAATAAAGCCTGCCTATCGCGACCACTATCCTACAAGGCCGGAATTTGTTGTCCTCTTTGACCTGTCAGGTTCAGTGAAAATATTCAGTGAGTTTATCCTCCAGCTTGTCTATTCCATTCAGAGCAGGTATCTTCATGTGAGGTCATTTGTTTTTGTGGATACTCCTGACGAAGTAACCGGATATTTTCAGAACAGAGAAATTGAAGATGGGATTAAAGACATCTATAATCTGGCCAGATTCTCCAAAACAGCATTCTCTGATTATGGCCAGATGTTTATTGATTTTAATGAGAAGTATCTTGAGATTCTTAATAAAAAGACTACTCTGGTTATTATCGGGGATGCCCGCAACAATTATCACAGGGATCATGCAGACTGCTTCCGGAATATGTGTCAGGAAGTCAGAAAAACTATCTGGCTGAACCCGGAACCTGTTGAAAGCTGGGACAAGGAAGACAGCCTGATATCACTTTACGGAGGATTGTGTGACCAGGTATTCGAATGCCGGAATTTGGAGCAATTAGACAGGGTAGCCAGAAAAATTATATAA
- a CDS encoding aspartyl-phosphate phosphatase Spo0E family protein has protein sequence MDLVQEIEKMQRELNTLAEEKNNILSDPEIYQQSCIIDNMIVQFMKLGDSKG, from the coding sequence GTGGATCTTGTGCAGGAGATCGAAAAAATGCAGCGGGAACTCAATACCTTGGCGGAAGAAAAAAACAACATTTTAAGTGACCCCGAAATTTATCAGCAGAGTTGCATTATTGACAATATGATCGTGCAATTCATGAAACTTGGTGATTCCAAGGGATAG
- a CDS encoding FeoA family protein: protein MNLDKCKKGHKVRITGIGNSDIRAQAIRFGISEGEIVCCAEVVPAGPVVVQKNNQEIAIGRRLARQIAVELIS from the coding sequence ATGAACCTGGATAAATGTAAAAAGGGACATAAGGTAAGAATTACCGGTATCGGCAATAGTGATATCAGAGCACAGGCAATCAGGTTCGGGATTTCTGAAGGGGAGATCGTTTGTTGTGCTGAAGTTGTGCCTGCAGGTCCGGTTGTGGTGCAGAAGAACAACCAGGAAATTGCCATCGGCAGGAGGCTGGCACGACAGATTGCAGTGGAACTTATCAGTTGA
- the feoB gene encoding ferrous iron transport protein B → MHCHDSGVKINIPPDSRKIVLAGNPNVGKSVFFNALTGLYVDVSNYPGTTLEISHGRYGNDVIIDTPGVYGISSFNDEERIARDIILEADVVIDIVDAVHLERDLFLTQQIIDTGVPVVVALNMLDEAEKQGRKIDTDLLEDLLGVPVIQTVAVKQMGMDELKGKICSARSGHIDIGLHSKLHELHDRVANQGEALLILEGDSVVAERHGIAPGSEREEIYLNRRARVNDIVGHVVSEGCNNSGIGTILGRMMIKPVTGIPILAFCLYLMYKFIGVFIAGDIVGFTEETLMQGKYEPFIRSLVGQYFNESSVLGTILIGEFGVLTMTVTYILGLLLPLVFGFYLVLSAFEDSGYLPRIAALTDRALSGIGLNGRAVIPIILGFGCVTLATIVTRVLGSERERRIAVFLLALAIPCSAQLAVIAGLISSLDGVLVALYVISILTVLIVTGTLLNRFLPGESTDLLIDLPPLRMPRIENVLKKTVTKSYHFVLEATPLFAGGALLIGILQVTGLLEMLQRLLQPVTVGWLGMPKESATIFIMGFVRRDFGAAGLYNLGLNEFQTVIGLVTITLFVPCIASTLIIFKERSRREGFIMWSGVLFLAFIIGGSLNQVYQVTGSVYAVIIGLVLVLVAVLLLTKIFVRKPKLTSEGINYGR, encoded by the coding sequence ATGCATTGTCATGATAGCGGTGTTAAAATTAATATTCCGCCAGATTCAAGAAAAATCGTTTTAGCCGGTAATCCCAATGTTGGTAAATCAGTATTTTTCAATGCTCTGACAGGATTATATGTTGATGTATCCAACTACCCTGGCACAACTCTTGAGATTTCCCACGGAAGATACGGAAATGATGTTATCATTGACACTCCTGGAGTTTATGGCATCTCATCATTTAATGATGAGGAAAGAATTGCCCGGGATATTATCCTTGAGGCTGATGTTGTAATCGATATCGTAGATGCAGTCCACCTGGAACGGGATCTTTTCCTGACCCAACAGATAATAGATACAGGTGTCCCAGTGGTAGTTGCCCTGAATATGCTTGACGAAGCAGAGAAACAGGGAAGAAAGATTGATACTGATCTTTTGGAAGACCTGCTGGGTGTTCCCGTTATCCAAACCGTAGCTGTAAAGCAAATGGGCATGGATGAGCTCAAAGGGAAAATATGCAGCGCCCGCTCAGGCCATATTGACATCGGGCTTCATAGCAAGTTACATGAACTCCATGACCGGGTTGCCAACCAGGGAGAGGCTCTTCTGATACTGGAGGGAGATTCCGTAGTAGCAGAACGGCATGGAATTGCCCCGGGTTCTGAAAGGGAGGAAATTTACCTTAACAGAAGGGCCAGGGTAAATGATATAGTGGGACATGTTGTCTCAGAAGGCTGCAATAATTCGGGAATTGGTACAATCTTGGGCAGAATGATGATTAAGCCTGTTACCGGAATACCGATTCTGGCATTTTGTCTGTATTTAATGTATAAATTTATTGGTGTTTTTATTGCCGGTGATATTGTCGGCTTTACCGAAGAAACCCTGATGCAGGGTAAATACGAACCTTTTATCAGATCCTTGGTTGGACAGTATTTCAATGAAAGTTCTGTACTGGGTACAATTCTTATTGGTGAATTTGGTGTTTTGACAATGACCGTAACATATATACTCGGACTCCTGTTACCCCTTGTTTTTGGATTTTATCTGGTACTTTCTGCATTTGAAGATTCCGGTTACCTTCCCAGAATAGCTGCCCTTACAGACCGGGCTCTATCTGGAATCGGATTGAACGGGCGGGCTGTAATTCCCATCATTCTCGGTTTTGGATGTGTTACCCTGGCTACTATTGTAACCAGAGTTCTGGGTTCGGAAAGAGAGCGGCGGATTGCTGTGTTTCTGCTGGCGCTGGCTATCCCGTGTTCAGCTCAGCTAGCAGTTATTGCGGGTTTGATTAGTTCCTTAGACGGGGTGTTGGTTGCCCTCTATGTTATTTCCATCCTGACTGTGCTTATTGTTACAGGTACACTGCTTAACAGGTTTTTACCGGGTGAGTCGACAGACCTTTTGATTGACCTGCCGCCATTAAGGATGCCCAGGATTGAGAATGTACTCAAGAAAACAGTTACAAAATCATATCACTTTGTCTTGGAGGCAACACCGCTCTTTGCAGGAGGCGCTCTCCTGATAGGAATCCTGCAGGTAACGGGTTTGCTGGAAATGCTGCAGAGACTGCTGCAGCCGGTTACTGTTGGCTGGCTGGGGATGCCGAAGGAATCGGCAACTATTTTTATTATGGGTTTTGTCAGGCGTGATTTTGGCGCAGCGGGGCTGTACAACCTGGGTCTGAATGAATTTCAGACTGTAATCGGCCTGGTCACAATTACCCTTTTTGTGCCCTGTATAGCCTCAACTCTGATTATATTTAAAGAACGCAGCCGGCGGGAAGGATTTATTATGTGGTCCGGTGTTTTATTCCTGGCCTTCATCATCGGTGGTTCCCTAAATCAGGTTTACCAGGTCACCGGGTCTGTATATGCTGTAATTATCGGCTTGGTTTTAGTCCTGGTGGCTGTTCTGCTGCTCACGAAAATTTTTGTCAGAAAACCAAAATTAACATCAGAAGGAATAAACTATGGGCGATAA
- a CDS encoding Fur family transcriptional regulator: MEFSLETLKQKLCDREYKLTPQRRIIMEAFTRSLEKHLSAEDIYGMVKQNNPEIGLATVYRTLDLFAELDILQKMDFGDGRSRYEFCTSEVHHHHHLICLSCGKVMEFGDDLLESLESAIEKKSRFRIVDHQLKFYGYCEKCTASK, from the coding sequence ATGGAGTTCTCACTTGAGACCTTAAAACAAAAGCTGTGTGACCGGGAATATAAATTAACCCCTCAAAGAAGGATTATAATGGAGGCCTTTACCAGAAGTCTCGAAAAGCACCTGAGCGCTGAAGATATCTATGGAATGGTTAAACAAAACAATCCGGAGATAGGACTGGCCACGGTCTATCGTACCCTGGACCTCTTTGCGGAACTTGATATCCTTCAAAAAATGGATTTTGGCGACGGTCGCAGCAGATACGAATTCTGCACCTCTGAAGTTCATCACCACCACCACCTGATATGTCTCTCGTGTGGGAAAGTAATGGAGTTTGGAGACGACCTGCTGGAATCATTGGAATCAGCTATTGAGAAAAAAAGCAGGTTCAGGATTGTGGACCACCAGCTTAAATTTTATGGTTACTGTGAAAAGTGTACTGCCTCTAAATGA
- a CDS encoding sulfite exporter TauE/SafE family protein → MIVTIIGFFAGILSGLAVGGGTLLVPALVFLTGITQHTAQGVSLLSFVPTSIVAVITHYRQGNVRPRLAGYLAIGTVAGALLGAMIAVRIPAPALQRIFGIFLMAMGFYEFFYKSRDE, encoded by the coding sequence ATGATTGTGACAATCATCGGATTTTTTGCCGGAATACTGAGCGGACTTGCAGTCGGCGGCGGCACTCTGCTGGTCCCTGCTTTGGTGTTCCTGACCGGGATTACCCAGCATACTGCCCAGGGTGTCTCCCTGTTGTCATTTGTGCCAACATCCATTGTGGCTGTTATTACCCACTACCGGCAGGGCAATGTACGGCCACGGCTGGCAGGTTATCTGGCCATTGGCACAGTGGCAGGAGCGCTGCTGGGCGCTATGATAGCAGTAAGGATTCCTGCCCCCGCTCTGCAGCGGATTTTTGGTATTTTTTTGATGGCAATGGGTTTTTACGAGTTCTTTTACAAAAGCCGGGATGAATAG
- a CDS encoding sulfite exporter TauE/SafE family protein — protein sequence MKHISLLLLIGIGIITGLINGLLGIGGGTILIPAMVSLMGIAQHQAHGTSLAVILPTTVASCLIYGLNDDLNLRLTMQVVAGGVVGGYLGAKLMNRIPARKLRQFFGVFMFLAGLRMMF from the coding sequence ATGAAACATATTAGTCTTCTGCTTCTCATCGGGATAGGAATTATAACCGGTTTGATAAATGGCCTTCTGGGAATTGGCGGAGGGACAATTCTAATTCCGGCAATGGTTAGTTTGATGGGGATAGCCCAGCACCAAGCCCATGGAACATCACTCGCTGTCATTCTGCCGACAACTGTTGCCAGCTGTTTAATTTATGGGCTGAATGATGACCTTAACCTTAGGCTTACCATGCAGGTAGTAGCGGGAGGCGTAGTTGGCGGCTACCTGGGGGCAAAATTGATGAACAGAATTCCGGCCCGAAAACTGAGACAGTTTTTCGGTGTTTTCATGTTTTTGGCCGGGCTGAGGATGATGTTTTAA
- a CDS encoding RCKP-type rubredoxin-like domain-containing protein — translation MAVFVCANCGFTKETRCKPKKCPECGSNDSFAKKEENNK, via the coding sequence ATGGCAGTTTTTGTATGTGCAAACTGCGGTTTTACTAAAGAAACCAGGTGTAAACCGAAAAAGTGTCCCGAATGCGGTTCTAATGATTCTTTCGCAAAGAAAGAAGAAAACAACAAATGA
- a CDS encoding MGDG synthase family glycosyltransferase, with product MKRVLFFSVSIGSGHDLAAEATAREVTLRFPDCRTMTVDTFKYINPVLNKVIAGSYMESLKFNPKIWGYLYNQAEAGDKFIDLNQILSKLVSSKMEKLIKEFDPQVMVCTHAFPAGILSIIKSKYGLRIPVIAVMTDYTIHPFWVHENIDMYVIPCEEIKYQIREYHISEQKTMCTGIPLRPQFAQKMNQQEMREKLGLEPEVTVLVMGGGLGMGEIEDIINTLGNADIKLQIVALTGKNDKLRNTLQLLTTENRIKVFGYIDNVAEVMAASDFIITKPGGLTTAEVLAQQLPMVIVNPLPGQEDRNTEFLLNNGVAVKVRKMQNLAPQIKNLLENKIRLKQIKEMCALIGRPDSAARLVDYMETLII from the coding sequence ATGAAAAGAGTTCTCTTTTTTTCGGTTTCTATCGGGTCAGGCCACGATCTTGCAGCTGAAGCCACAGCCAGGGAAGTTACGTTACGCTTCCCTGACTGTAGGACCATGACCGTTGATACCTTCAAATACATCAATCCTGTACTTAACAAGGTCATTGCGGGAAGCTACATGGAGTCCCTCAAATTCAACCCCAAAATATGGGGGTATTTATATAATCAGGCTGAAGCAGGGGACAAGTTTATTGACCTGAATCAGATACTTTCAAAACTTGTTTCCTCAAAGATGGAGAAACTGATTAAAGAGTTTGACCCCCAGGTGATGGTTTGCACTCATGCATTTCCCGCCGGAATACTGTCAATAATTAAATCAAAATATGGGCTCCGGATTCCTGTGATTGCTGTTATGACCGACTATACCATTCACCCGTTCTGGGTGCATGAAAATATTGACATGTATGTAATCCCGTGTGAAGAAATTAAATACCAGATAAGGGAATACCACATTAGTGAACAAAAAACCATGTGTACCGGGATACCGCTGAGACCACAGTTCGCCCAAAAGATGAATCAGCAGGAAATGAGAGAAAAGCTTGGTCTGGAACCAGAAGTCACCGTCCTGGTGATGGGCGGCGGACTGGGCATGGGCGAAATCGAGGATATTATTAATACCTTGGGAAATGCGGATATTAAATTACAGATTGTTGCCCTGACCGGGAAAAATGACAAACTGCGGAACACGCTGCAGCTGCTTACAACTGAAAACAGGATAAAGGTATTTGGATATATTGATAATGTGGCTGAAGTTATGGCGGCCAGCGATTTTATTATTACCAAACCGGGGGGGCTGACTACGGCTGAAGTTCTGGCTCAGCAGCTGCCCATGGTGATAGTTAATCCGCTGCCGGGGCAGGAAGACCGGAATACCGAATTCCTGCTTAACAACGGCGTTGCAGTAAAGGTCCGCAAAATGCAGAACCTGGCGCCTCAGATCAAAAATCTCTTAGAAAATAAGATTAGGCTGAAACAGATTAAAGAGATGTGCGCCCTGATTGGCAGACCGGATTCTGCGGCCAGGCTTGTGGATTATATGGAGACTCTGATTATATAG
- a CDS encoding DUF3786 domain-containing protein: protein MPKSYLNLDVTYQFAVEQLQKKEPREAARNAGAEYNPETGGILITYLGDTFRVSYPDGRVEPAEDGKEVSLTVKILILHYLNTANGAPLQGKLISFKELPDGAIYIEPFTRRAIKPMLNLFAERQDEFVELAKGIGAEKQSLGDTSVTIYPFPNVPITYVIWSGDDEFPASGNILFDASAPFYLPTEDYALVSGLIIYQLGSLLQKK, encoded by the coding sequence TTGCCAAAAAGCTATCTGAATCTTGATGTAACATATCAATTTGCTGTGGAACAGCTTCAAAAAAAAGAGCCCCGGGAAGCGGCCAGAAACGCCGGCGCTGAGTATAACCCTGAAACCGGGGGAATTTTAATAACATATCTGGGAGACACTTTTCGGGTTTCATATCCTGATGGCAGAGTGGAACCTGCAGAAGATGGGAAAGAGGTGTCCCTTACAGTAAAAATACTCATTCTGCATTATTTGAATACCGCAAACGGGGCGCCGCTTCAGGGCAAATTAATTTCGTTTAAAGAACTTCCTGATGGGGCCATCTATATCGAACCATTCACCAGACGGGCCATTAAACCGATGTTGAATTTGTTTGCCGAAAGACAGGATGAGTTTGTGGAACTGGCAAAAGGCATTGGCGCTGAAAAACAAAGCCTTGGTGATACCAGTGTGACCATTTACCCCTTCCCGAATGTACCCATCACCTATGTTATCTGGTCAGGTGATGATGAATTCCCGGCTTCCGGGAACATTCTTTTCGATGCTTCGGCGCCGTTTTACCTGCCAACTGAAGACTATGCCCTTGTTTCAGGATTGATTATCTACCAACTGGGCAGCCTGCTGCAAAAAAAGTAA
- a CDS encoding tetratricopeptide repeat protein, whose amino-acid sequence MSRIFCSMMFLIVFTVSVQTNVPDAGDLARLFGSLYSQRQVDLAASDADEEKTVQSGWVYYKMGSLDKAKNVMEGVLENDHNISALYCLGMIGLDTRDFESAAESLEAVLELSPQHLPSLINLGKAYYFSGRYHLAEQCFENALQLEPGNSDALFWIDKTCSGAGI is encoded by the coding sequence ATGAGCCGTATTTTTTGCAGTATGATGTTTCTCATCGTCTTTACAGTATCAGTTCAGACCAATGTGCCTGACGCTGGGGATCTGGCGAGGTTATTTGGTTCACTGTACAGCCAACGCCAGGTGGATTTAGCTGCATCGGATGCGGATGAAGAAAAAACGGTGCAGTCCGGATGGGTTTATTACAAAATGGGCAGCTTGGATAAGGCCAAAAATGTCATGGAGGGTGTTCTTGAAAATGATCACAATATTTCTGCACTTTACTGTCTGGGGATGATCGGTCTCGACACAAGAGACTTTGAATCAGCGGCAGAAAGTCTGGAAGCAGTCCTGGAATTATCACCTCAGCACCTGCCTTCCTTAATAAACCTTGGCAAGGCATATTATTTTTCCGGAAGGTATCACCTGGCTGAACAATGCTTTGAAAATGCCCTGCAGCTGGAGCCCGGTAACAGCGATGCGCTGTTTTGGATAGATAAGACCTGTTCCGGGGCAGGAATTTAA